From a single Paraburkholderia sp. D15 genomic region:
- a CDS encoding MFS transporter, whose product MSSQPVRTNASLALGDAEAALQANKAQRYIQLMLLVIAAGAIYPILYLRQVYQPTMLEVFHITDSQLGYLYSSLGTIFLLSYLPSGWLADRIAPRLLICFSLIATGVLGLWYSTAPSFPMLMLIFGGWGLSTGLTFWAAVIKRVTMIAGTQEQGRFFGLLDGGRGLIEAMLATIAISLFAWVTQTKGEPVAAGFKLVVYLYAFLCIALGVILALVKDPRGTEDAEANRAARGRSNVLVDLKTLATIPELWLVAAIVFCGYQVFWATYSFSAYLHEGEIGLTVVMAGTITTLKLWMRPIGGIGGGFLGDRYSKVSVLVIALFLAALSLLGLMAAPRISSHVLLVFLVLFIGILTYAIRGLYWSLLDRCNIPVTTMGLAIGLISVIGYSPDVFLPLINGYLTQTFPGVFGYQLYFGYVAAMAALGGFAGLALRNMLNRKEGA is encoded by the coding sequence GTGTCATCGCAACCCGTCCGTACCAATGCCTCGCTCGCCCTCGGCGACGCCGAGGCCGCGCTGCAAGCCAACAAGGCGCAGCGCTATATCCAGTTGATGCTGCTGGTGATCGCCGCCGGCGCGATCTATCCGATCCTGTATCTGCGGCAGGTGTATCAGCCGACCATGCTCGAGGTGTTCCACATCACCGACAGCCAGCTGGGCTATCTGTATTCGTCGCTGGGCACGATCTTCCTGCTGAGTTATCTGCCGAGCGGCTGGCTGGCCGACCGTATCGCGCCGCGTCTGCTGATCTGTTTTTCGCTGATCGCCACCGGCGTGCTCGGGCTGTGGTATTCGACCGCGCCGTCGTTCCCGATGCTGATGCTGATCTTCGGCGGCTGGGGTCTGTCGACCGGCTTGACGTTCTGGGCCGCCGTCATCAAACGCGTGACGATGATCGCCGGCACGCAGGAGCAGGGCCGTTTCTTCGGGCTGCTCGACGGTGGCCGCGGTCTGATCGAAGCGATGCTCGCGACCATCGCGATCTCGCTGTTCGCATGGGTCACGCAGACGAAGGGCGAACCGGTCGCGGCCGGCTTCAAGCTGGTGGTCTACCTGTACGCGTTCCTGTGCATCGCGCTCGGCGTGATTCTCGCGCTCGTCAAGGACCCGCGCGGCACCGAAGACGCCGAGGCGAATCGCGCGGCGCGCGGACGCAGCAACGTGCTGGTCGATCTGAAGACGCTCGCGACCATTCCCGAACTGTGGCTCGTCGCCGCGATCGTGTTCTGCGGCTATCAGGTGTTCTGGGCCACCTACAGTTTCTCCGCTTACCTGCATGAAGGCGAGATCGGTCTGACGGTGGTGATGGCCGGCACGATCACCACGCTCAAGCTGTGGATGCGGCCGATCGGCGGCATCGGCGGCGGCTTTCTCGGCGACCGTTATTCGAAGGTGTCGGTGCTGGTGATCGCGCTGTTTCTCGCCGCGCTGTCGCTGCTCGGCCTGATGGCGGCGCCGCGCATTTCGAGCCATGTGCTGCTGGTGTTCCTCGTGCTGTTCATCGGCATCCTGACGTACGCGATTCGCGGCCTCTACTGGTCGCTGCTGGACCGCTGCAATATCCCCGTCACCACGATGGGTCTGGCGATCGGCCTGATCTCCGTGATCGGCTACTCGCCGGACGTGTTCCTGCCGCTCATCAACGGCTATCTGACGCAGACGTTCCCCGGCGTCTTCGGCTACCAGCTGTATTTCGGCTACGTGGCCGCCATGGCGGCGCTCGGCGGATTCGCCGGGCTCGCGCTCAGAAACATGCTCAATCGAAAAGAAGGTGCGTAA
- the aldA gene encoding aldehyde dehydrogenase, with amino-acid sequence MRIERNFANGRFDDAANGAAGDLIAVHNPATGAVIAHVSAATPAATLAAVDAAAAAQKSWRKLPAAERAVHLHKLADALTECAPAIGAALALESGKSVADATNEAIYAGQITRYHAEWARRIEGEVIPSDTPDENLVLHREPIGVVACLIPFNYPVYTFMRKVAPALIAGNTVVVRPSNNTPVSAFEIARAVEKAGLPAGVVNILAMNHATAEALCTHPKVGMITLTGSVGAGRKVLDYCKTNIAKPSLELGGKTPAIIEADADLEKAARDLVASKTTHCGQLCTAIERVYVQESVHDRFVALLKQHMSAVEYGDRAGQPSLMGPLVNEASRQSIHAMVERAVAAGAALETGGTLPQGAGFFYPATLLTNCRQDMEIIQEETFGPIMPVVKYRTLDEALEMANDHQFGLSSVLYTENYRAAMKIANGIEAGELYVNRTPADPYQGFHAGWKRSGLGGDDGKHGMLEFTQTRLVVMKY; translated from the coding sequence ATGCGAATCGAGCGGAATTTTGCCAACGGCCGGTTTGACGATGCCGCCAACGGCGCCGCCGGCGACCTCATCGCCGTCCACAATCCGGCCACCGGTGCCGTGATCGCCCACGTGAGCGCGGCGACGCCCGCCGCGACGCTGGCCGCCGTGGACGCAGCCGCCGCCGCGCAGAAAAGCTGGCGCAAACTGCCGGCCGCCGAACGCGCGGTTCATCTGCATAAGCTGGCCGACGCGCTGACCGAATGCGCGCCCGCGATCGGCGCGGCGCTCGCGCTGGAGTCCGGCAAGAGCGTCGCCGACGCCACCAACGAAGCCATCTACGCCGGCCAGATCACCCGCTATCACGCGGAATGGGCGCGCCGTATCGAAGGCGAGGTGATTCCGAGCGATACGCCCGACGAAAACCTCGTGCTGCATCGCGAGCCGATCGGTGTGGTGGCCTGCCTGATTCCGTTCAACTACCCGGTCTACACCTTCATGCGCAAGGTGGCGCCCGCGCTGATCGCGGGCAACACGGTGGTCGTGCGGCCGAGCAACAACACGCCGGTGTCCGCGTTCGAAATCGCGCGCGCCGTCGAAAAGGCCGGTTTGCCGGCCGGCGTCGTCAATATTCTGGCGATGAATCACGCGACCGCCGAAGCGCTCTGCACCCATCCGAAGGTCGGCATGATCACGCTGACCGGCAGCGTCGGCGCGGGCCGCAAGGTGCTCGACTACTGCAAGACGAACATCGCCAAGCCGTCGCTCGAACTCGGCGGCAAGACGCCGGCGATCATCGAAGCCGACGCCGATCTGGAGAAGGCCGCGCGCGATCTGGTGGCGTCGAAGACCACGCATTGCGGCCAGCTGTGCACCGCGATCGAACGCGTGTACGTGCAGGAAAGCGTGCACGACCGCTTCGTCGCGCTGCTCAAGCAGCACATGAGCGCGGTGGAATACGGCGACCGTGCCGGACAGCCTTCGCTGATGGGACCGCTCGTCAACGAAGCGTCGCGCCAGTCGATTCACGCGATGGTCGAGCGCGCGGTCGCGGCGGGCGCCGCGCTGGAAACCGGCGGCACGCTGCCGCAAGGCGCGGGCTTCTTCTATCCGGCCACGCTGCTGACGAACTGCCGTCAGGACATGGAAATCATCCAGGAAGAGACCTTCGGTCCGATCATGCCGGTCGTCAAATACCGCACGCTCGACGAAGCGCTGGAGATGGCCAACGACCATCAGTTCGGTTTGTCGTCGGTGCTGTACACGGAGAACTATCGCGCGGCGATGAAGATCGCCAATGGCATCGAAGCCGGCGAACTGTACGTGAACCGCACGCCGGCCGATCCGTATCAAGGTTTTCATGCCGGCTGGAAACGCTCGGGCCTCGGCGGCGACGACGGCAAGCACGGCATGCTCGAATTCACCCAGACCCGTCTCGTGGTCATGAAGTACTGA
- a CDS encoding porin has protein sequence MKKNRLAHATTTFATVAALASLSASPAFAQSSVTLYGVLDEGIDYTNNAGHGAVWEMASGYAQGSRWGMKGAEDLGGGMKAVFQLENGFDVSSGRLGQGGRMFGRQAYVGLSDQRFGTITLGRQYDSVVDYLAQTTANGNWAGYLFAHPYDNDNTDNSFRLGNSVKYASPNLGGFQFGGVYSFSNDTNFANNRAYSFGGQYANGGLLIAAAYLQADNPGVGATGAITANDASFIAGRMRVFGGGINYTFGSATAGFAYTNSNYGNPTGNGYIGVPLAAAGVTLNTLKYQNFEVNGKYQFTPAFFVGAQYVYTMENYDASSGSVKPKIHTVGLMADYNLSTRTDVYVQGEYQKVAGSSTQSILDDAFIPGVQAPSSSGTQVAVRVALRHKF, from the coding sequence ATGAAAAAGAACCGCCTTGCCCATGCCACCACCACCTTCGCGACGGTCGCCGCGCTCGCGTCGCTGTCGGCGTCGCCCGCTTTCGCGCAAAGCAGCGTCACGCTATACGGCGTGCTCGACGAAGGGATCGACTACACCAACAACGCGGGTCACGGTGCGGTGTGGGAAATGGCGAGCGGCTACGCGCAAGGCAGCCGCTGGGGGATGAAGGGCGCGGAAGATCTGGGCGGCGGCATGAAGGCCGTGTTCCAGCTGGAAAACGGCTTCGACGTCAGCTCGGGGCGGCTCGGTCAGGGCGGCCGCATGTTCGGCCGTCAGGCGTACGTCGGCTTGAGCGACCAGCGCTTCGGCACGATCACGCTGGGACGTCAGTACGATTCGGTGGTCGATTACCTCGCGCAGACCACGGCCAACGGCAACTGGGCCGGCTACCTGTTCGCGCATCCGTACGACAACGACAACACCGACAACTCGTTCCGCCTCGGCAACAGCGTGAAATACGCGAGCCCGAATCTCGGCGGCTTCCAGTTCGGCGGCGTGTACAGCTTCAGCAACGATACGAACTTCGCCAACAACCGCGCGTACAGCTTCGGCGGCCAGTATGCGAATGGCGGGCTGCTGATCGCGGCCGCCTATCTGCAGGCGGACAACCCGGGCGTGGGCGCGACCGGCGCGATCACCGCCAACGACGCGAGCTTCATCGCGGGGCGCATGCGGGTGTTCGGCGGCGGCATCAACTACACGTTCGGCTCGGCAACCGCCGGCTTCGCGTACACCAACTCGAACTACGGCAATCCGACCGGCAACGGCTATATCGGCGTGCCGCTCGCGGCGGCCGGCGTCACGTTGAATACGCTGAAGTACCAGAACTTCGAAGTGAACGGCAAGTACCAGTTCACTCCGGCGTTCTTCGTCGGCGCGCAGTACGTGTACACGATGGAGAACTACGACGCGTCGTCGGGCAGCGTGAAGCCGAAGATTCACACTGTCGGTCTGATGGCGGACTACAACCTGTCCACCCGCACCGACGTGTACGTGCAGGGCGAGTACCAGAAGGTGGCCGGCAGCTCGACCCAGTCGATTCTCGACGACGCGTTCATTCCGGGTGTGCAGGCCCCGTCGTCGAGCGGCACGCAGGTCGCCGTGCGGGTGGCGTTGCGGCACAAGTTCTAA
- a CDS encoding type IV toxin-antitoxin system AbiEi family antitoxin: MPHLSANPFVPDPILQAAAEAFSATTGISVKILRPPARSHYAAKFEFRIATGKKWSRAVLPVENIDRFATLAAISATAQIRPDQPFVMVSTHLSPAMLRHCRELGLEALDTSGNAILAHDGNLIMISGEKRVDMASRSKDRAWTGKGMQVVLSLLREPELVNDGQRAIAQRAGVSLGTAQSTFRDLFERGDIVRRKSGYVLADPGRLLDEWAALYPSRLRSQLLINRYRAADPIWWRAIDPSNEQCQFGGEVAASLLTGYLKPTTVTLYCQHEMPRQWLIDARLRIDRTGEVEVLQSPLPPIASPSPLQSGKTTGMPLTIAPVVLVYADLIATGDTRNLETARILREQYLDY; this comes from the coding sequence GTGCCACACCTATCCGCAAATCCGTTCGTACCTGATCCTATTCTCCAGGCCGCTGCCGAGGCCTTCTCGGCAACAACCGGCATATCCGTCAAGATCCTCCGGCCGCCGGCGCGCTCGCACTACGCAGCGAAGTTCGAATTCCGCATCGCAACCGGCAAAAAGTGGTCACGGGCCGTACTGCCCGTCGAAAACATCGACCGTTTTGCCACACTCGCCGCGATCAGCGCCACGGCCCAGATCCGCCCAGACCAGCCCTTCGTGATGGTCTCGACTCACCTGTCACCCGCCATGTTGCGGCACTGCCGGGAGTTAGGACTGGAGGCGCTGGACACGTCCGGCAACGCGATCCTCGCTCACGACGGTAACCTGATCATGATCTCCGGCGAAAAACGCGTGGACATGGCGAGCCGCTCCAAAGATCGTGCATGGACAGGCAAAGGCATGCAGGTGGTGCTCTCCCTGCTGCGCGAACCGGAACTCGTCAACGACGGTCAGCGCGCAATCGCCCAGCGCGCCGGCGTCAGTCTGGGCACTGCGCAGTCCACGTTTCGCGATCTGTTCGAGCGCGGCGATATCGTTAGACGGAAAAGCGGCTATGTGCTGGCCGATCCGGGGCGCCTGCTCGACGAATGGGCCGCCCTCTACCCGTCCAGGCTGCGAAGCCAGTTGCTGATCAACCGTTACCGGGCTGCCGACCCAATCTGGTGGCGCGCCATCGATCCGTCTAACGAGCAATGTCAGTTCGGCGGCGAGGTGGCCGCATCGCTGCTCACCGGCTATCTGAAGCCCACCACGGTCACGCTGTACTGTCAGCATGAAATGCCCCGCCAATGGTTGATCGATGCGCGCCTTCGAATCGACCGGACTGGCGAGGTGGAGGTGCTGCAGTCCCCCCTTCCACCGATCGCATCCCCCAGTCCATTGCAATCCGGGAAAACGACGGGCATGCCCCTGACCATCGCTCCTGTCGTGTTGGTATATGCAGATCTGATTGCAACCGGAGATACCCGCAACCTCGAAACCGCCAGGATACTTCGTGAGCAGTACCTCGATTATTGA
- a CDS encoding nucleotidyl transferase AbiEii/AbiGii toxin family protein has product MSSTSIIDLRADRPLPEIVIEMLLHVAATADASRLEWFVGGASARDIVLTHVHGIETTRATADVDIGVSVESWTDHAELKAALITDSAFEQRAEAHRLYYRSPVSGELMWLDIVPFGGVERSTGSAGAAQENEIAWPPDHAVRMNVAGFAEALGDAISVRLAPDLVVPVASLPGQALLKIIAWHDRHAIDRKDAADLICLLDNYADAGNQGRLYDERYDLVEHYGHELESAGAALLGQDAAAIASAQTRDLVEQILAYDKDYPRILDHMMAHSARFSGPTPALTESLFNAFREGFHGLALA; this is encoded by the coding sequence GTGAGCAGTACCTCGATTATTGATCTGCGCGCCGACCGGCCGCTGCCCGAGATCGTCATCGAGATGCTGCTGCATGTGGCGGCCACGGCGGACGCCTCCAGGCTAGAGTGGTTCGTCGGCGGCGCGAGTGCGCGCGATATCGTTCTGACCCACGTGCACGGCATCGAAACGACGCGAGCCACAGCCGACGTCGACATCGGTGTCAGCGTGGAAAGCTGGACGGACCACGCCGAACTCAAAGCCGCGTTGATCACCGACAGCGCGTTCGAGCAACGCGCCGAAGCACACCGGCTCTACTACCGCTCGCCCGTCAGCGGCGAATTGATGTGGCTGGACATCGTGCCGTTTGGCGGCGTCGAGAGGTCGACAGGCAGCGCGGGGGCCGCACAGGAGAACGAGATAGCGTGGCCGCCCGATCACGCCGTGCGAATGAACGTCGCCGGTTTCGCGGAGGCGCTTGGCGACGCGATCTCCGTGCGCCTCGCCCCCGATCTCGTGGTGCCCGTCGCATCGTTGCCGGGCCAGGCGCTGTTGAAGATCATCGCATGGCACGACCGTCACGCAATCGACAGAAAAGACGCGGCGGACCTGATTTGCCTGCTCGACAATTACGCCGACGCCGGCAACCAGGGTCGGCTGTACGACGAACGTTACGACCTCGTCGAACATTATGGGCATGAGCTGGAATCTGCAGGCGCCGCTTTGCTGGGGCAGGACGCCGCGGCCATCGCATCGGCGCAAACCCGTGATCTTGTCGAGCAGATACTCGCATACGACAAGGACTATCCACGCATTCTCGACCACATGATGGCGCACAGTGCCCGCTTTTCCGGTCCAACGCCGGCGCTGACCGAATCCCTGTTCAACGCGTTTCGGGAGGGGTTCCACGGCTTGGCCCTGGCCTGA
- a CDS encoding NAD(P)-dependent alcohol dehydrogenase, translated as MSQWVLREAGVQNLRLEERPVPTPGVGEIVVRVAAVSLNYRDLWFIAGDQVDASSPLPATPASDLAGTVVGVGAGVKRFAEGDDVLSTFWGGWIDGECPPEAGVLGGSLPGVLAQYVVLNEAWAVRAPRSLDAVAASTLPCAGLTAWFALVEKGAVRAGQTVVIQGTGGVALFGLQLARAHGAQVIVTTSSAAKAQRVLELGATHAIDRNATPEWDRVVRELTGARGADHVFELAGGENLGASVRALRQGGRISLIGTLGAGSMSLPSVPSFLGRPTIQGIGVGHRRAFEELVRAVDALALKPVVDQVYAFDELPAALAHLERGAFGKVVVRVAD; from the coding sequence ATGAGTCAATGGGTATTGCGGGAAGCGGGCGTACAGAATCTGCGGCTGGAGGAACGGCCGGTGCCGACGCCCGGCGTGGGGGAAATCGTGGTGCGCGTCGCGGCGGTGTCGCTGAACTATCGCGACCTGTGGTTCATCGCCGGCGATCAGGTCGATGCGTCGTCGCCGCTGCCGGCCACGCCCGCTTCGGATCTGGCCGGCACGGTCGTCGGCGTCGGCGCGGGCGTCAAACGGTTTGCCGAAGGCGACGACGTGCTCAGCACGTTCTGGGGCGGCTGGATCGATGGCGAATGTCCGCCGGAGGCGGGCGTGCTCGGCGGTTCGCTGCCCGGCGTGCTGGCGCAGTACGTGGTGTTGAACGAGGCATGGGCGGTGCGCGCGCCGCGCAGCCTGGACGCGGTTGCCGCGAGCACCTTGCCGTGCGCCGGCCTGACCGCCTGGTTCGCGCTGGTCGAGAAGGGCGCGGTGCGCGCCGGGCAGACGGTGGTGATTCAGGGCACTGGCGGCGTCGCGCTATTCGGCCTGCAACTGGCGCGCGCGCACGGCGCGCAGGTGATCGTCACGACCAGCAGCGCGGCCAAGGCGCAGCGCGTGCTCGAACTCGGCGCGACCCACGCGATCGATCGCAACGCGACGCCGGAGTGGGACCGCGTGGTGCGCGAGCTGACCGGCGCGCGCGGCGCCGATCACGTGTTCGAACTGGCGGGCGGCGAGAACCTCGGCGCGTCGGTGCGGGCGTTGCGGCAAGGCGGACGCATTTCGCTGATCGGCACGCTGGGCGCCGGCAGCATGTCCTTGCCGAGCGTGCCGAGTTTTCTCGGGCGGCCGACGATCCAGGGGATCGGCGTCGGCCATCGGCGCGCCTTCGAAGAACTGGTGCGCGCGGTGGATGCGCTCGCATTGAAGCCGGTGGTCGATCAGGTCTATGCGTTCGACGAACTGCCGGCCGCGCTCGCGCATCTGGAGCGTGGGGCGTTCGGGAAAGTGGTGGTGAGGGTGGCGGACTGA
- a CDS encoding LysR family transcriptional regulator: MRDRLSGIAAFVNAAEAGSFALAAERMHLSRSAVGKTIARLEEQLGTRLFHRTTRSQSLTEDGHAFYERCVRALAELDAGEATLSAGRNDPQGRLHVSMPVLFGRRCVAPILLELAQRYPKLELQLSFTDRVTDLVEEGIDLVVRSGPLNHAPAGLVARRLGAQILVLCAAPAYLDKHGTPRTVHDLTSHEGILYAHGRRESAWMLPDEHGVIQNVVMPHRLRFDDLETILAATVAGAGIACLPCWLIGEAMADGALVKVLEEFPGQRMDLHLAWQQTRHLPSRMRVVIDELAARVPAVLEVNPAARPVVGPAVKPAVKQTTRR, translated from the coding sequence ATGAGGGATCGTCTGAGCGGCATCGCCGCTTTCGTCAACGCGGCCGAGGCCGGCAGTTTCGCGCTGGCCGCCGAGCGCATGCATCTGTCGCGCTCGGCGGTGGGCAAGACCATCGCGCGGCTCGAAGAGCAGCTTGGCACGCGGCTCTTTCATCGCACCACGCGCAGTCAGAGTCTCACGGAGGATGGTCACGCGTTTTACGAGCGCTGCGTGCGCGCGCTCGCCGAACTCGATGCGGGCGAAGCGACCTTGAGCGCGGGCCGCAACGATCCGCAGGGACGTCTGCACGTGAGCATGCCGGTGCTGTTCGGACGCCGCTGCGTCGCGCCGATTCTGCTGGAACTGGCGCAGCGCTATCCGAAGCTGGAACTGCAGTTGAGCTTCACCGACCGCGTGACGGATCTGGTGGAGGAAGGCATCGATCTGGTGGTGCGCAGCGGTCCGTTGAATCATGCGCCGGCGGGCCTCGTCGCGCGAAGGCTCGGCGCGCAGATTCTGGTGCTCTGCGCGGCGCCCGCCTATCTCGACAAACACGGCACGCCGCGCACCGTGCACGACCTGACGAGCCATGAAGGCATCCTGTACGCGCATGGACGGCGCGAATCGGCGTGGATGCTGCCGGACGAACACGGCGTGATACAGAACGTCGTGATGCCGCACCGGTTGCGCTTCGACGACCTCGAAACGATTCTCGCGGCCACCGTCGCGGGCGCGGGCATTGCGTGCCTGCCGTGCTGGCTGATCGGCGAGGCGATGGCCGACGGCGCCCTCGTCAAGGTACTGGAAGAGTTTCCGGGGCAGCGCATGGATCTTCATCTGGCGTGGCAACAGACGCGGCATCTGCCATCGCGCATGCGCGTCGTGATCGATGAACTCGCGGCGCGCGTGCCGGCCGTGCTCGAAGTGAATCCGGCGGCGCGTCCCGTGGTGGGTCCGGCAGTGAAGCCTGCCGTGAAGCAAACCACCCGGCGCTAA
- a CDS encoding type IV pili methyl-accepting chemotaxis transducer N-terminal domain-containing protein: MSVIAQRLQLTPSATDVSSEAMSSLINMAGRQRMLSQRIALKAILAFQQVDGALAIARDTLRVFADSHAALTQGRDGLPGLFSPALRDAFHGDAQVARRIADFIALAATTLDAIGRGASHAQEALGALTGSVDPLLAQLHGVTAVYEEESRRIARAQKKEQQNLIERIKAIAKEAHIVSFNGQIVASRTNVTGREFAVVAGVMTSITKELESVVDAFVKKTSGG; encoded by the coding sequence ATGAGCGTCATCGCACAACGGCTTCAACTCACCCCGTCCGCCACGGACGTTTCCAGCGAGGCGATGAGCTCGCTGATCAACATGGCCGGGCGTCAGCGGATGCTGTCGCAACGCATTGCGCTGAAAGCGATACTGGCGTTCCAGCAAGTCGACGGCGCGCTCGCGATCGCGCGCGATACGTTGCGCGTGTTCGCCGACAGCCACGCAGCGCTGACGCAAGGACGCGACGGCCTGCCCGGATTGTTCTCGCCCGCGCTGCGCGACGCGTTTCACGGCGACGCCCAGGTTGCGCGCCGGATCGCGGATTTCATCGCACTCGCCGCCACGACGCTCGACGCGATCGGTCGCGGTGCATCTCATGCGCAGGAGGCGCTCGGCGCACTGACCGGTTCGGTCGATCCGTTGCTCGCGCAACTGCATGGCGTCACCGCCGTGTACGAAGAAGAGAGCCGGCGGATTGCGCGCGCGCAGAAAAAAGAACAGCAGAACCTGATCGAGCGGATCAAGGCGATCGCGAAAGAGGCGCATATCGTGTCGTTCAACGGACAGATCGTCGCGAGCCGCACGAATGTGACCGGCCGGGAATTCGCGGTGGTGGCCGGCGTGATGACGTCGATCACGAAGGAACTGGAGTCGGTGGTCGATGCGTTCGTGAAGAAGACGTCGGGCGGGTGA
- a CDS encoding MFS transporter: protein MKNVMSSLKSGDWRALVACFLYFDTGFTVWVLYGPLAPFISKSIAMTPAQQGLLVAVPVLSAAILRVTLGNLYQSAHGKRIALMGVLLSAVPTIVLPLLAAVPSYTTLLVLGVFLGVGGASFAVALPMAGSNYPPKVQGLVLGLAAAGNIGAVLDGFLFPQLATRYGWQVAAGGALPLLAIAAITLYFWANDAGVKTGSVLRAFGSFVVTLAGLIVLVLLVEAGLFGAGKTGVLLLPVLGALLAIAVLPKRYRAVLAERDTWVIMLVYSITFGGFVGMSSYVSLLLTNLYQLSKIDAGLFMALLAATGAMVRPLGGLVADKVSGVRALTFLLAIISLCDFVFAAAMPSMAGGIALLLCLYVAFGLGNGATFQLVPHRWAGRTGLMSGIVGAAGGIGGFYLPVVMGIAKESTGSYQMGFATFGALAACAFVAIVALRRPWMAWSLQGGVMHAHATE from the coding sequence ATGAAAAACGTGATGAGCTCCCTGAAGAGCGGAGACTGGCGTGCGCTGGTCGCGTGCTTTCTCTATTTCGACACCGGCTTCACCGTGTGGGTGCTCTACGGTCCGCTTGCCCCGTTCATCAGCAAGAGCATTGCGATGACACCCGCGCAGCAGGGCTTGCTGGTCGCCGTGCCGGTGTTGTCCGCGGCGATTCTGCGCGTGACGCTCGGCAATCTGTATCAGTCCGCGCACGGCAAACGCATCGCGCTGATGGGCGTGTTGCTGTCGGCGGTGCCGACCATCGTGCTGCCCTTGCTCGCGGCGGTTCCGTCCTACACGACGCTGCTGGTGCTCGGCGTGTTCCTCGGCGTCGGCGGTGCGAGTTTCGCGGTGGCGTTGCCGATGGCGGGCAGCAACTATCCGCCGAAGGTGCAGGGTCTCGTGCTGGGTCTGGCCGCGGCCGGCAACATCGGCGCGGTGCTCGACGGCTTCCTGTTTCCGCAACTGGCGACCCGCTACGGCTGGCAGGTGGCGGCGGGCGGCGCATTGCCGCTGCTCGCGATCGCCGCGATCACCCTGTATTTCTGGGCCAACGACGCGGGCGTGAAAACCGGCAGCGTGCTGCGCGCCTTCGGTAGTTTCGTCGTGACGCTGGCCGGCCTGATCGTGCTGGTGCTGCTGGTCGAGGCGGGCCTGTTCGGCGCGGGCAAAACCGGCGTGCTGCTGTTGCCGGTGCTCGGCGCGCTGCTGGCGATCGCGGTGCTGCCCAAACGGTATCGCGCGGTGCTGGCCGAGCGCGACACGTGGGTCATCATGCTGGTCTACAGCATCACGTTCGGCGGTTTCGTCGGCATGTCCTCGTATGTGTCGCTGCTGCTGACCAATCTCTATCAACTGTCGAAGATCGATGCCGGCCTGTTCATGGCCTTGCTCGCGGCGACCGGCGCGATGGTGCGCCCGCTCGGCGGACTGGTCGCCGACAAGGTCTCGGGCGTGCGCGCGTTGACCTTCCTGCTGGCGATCATTTCGCTGTGCGACTTCGTGTTCGCCGCCGCGATGCCGTCGATGGCGGGCGGCATCGCGCTGCTGCTGTGCCTGTACGTGGCCTTCGGTCTCGGCAACGGCGCGACGTTTCAACTGGTGCCGCACCGCTGGGCCGGGCGCACCGGGTTGATGTCGGGGATCGTCGGCGCGGCGGGCGGCATCGGCGGGTTCTATCTGCCCGTCGTGATGGGGATCGCGAAGGAAAGCACCGGCAGTTATCAGATGGGTTTCGCGACCTTCGGTGCGCTGGCGGCCTGCGCGTTCGTCGCGATCGTCGCGCTGCGCCGTCCGTGGATGGCGTGGTCGCTGCAAGGCGGCGTGATGCACGCGCACGCGACCGAGTAA